The following is a genomic window from Stenotrophomonas maltophilia.
CGCTACGACGACAGCAGCATCGTCGGCTTCTCGCACACGCATTTTTCCGGCACCGGGCATTCCGATCTGGGCGACATCCTGGTGATGCCGTTCACCGGCACGCCCGGCCTGGAGCGCGGTGATCCAGAAAAACCTCGCAGCGGCTATGCCTCGCGCTTCCGCCACGACGACGAGAAGGCCGAGCCGGGCTACTACGCGGTCACCCTGGACGACTACAAGGTGCGCGCCGAACTGACCACCAGTGCGCGCGTGGGTGTGCACCGCTATGCCTTCCCCAAGGGCACCGAGGCCAAGGTGCTGCTGGACATGCGCACCAGCATGTACGACTACCCGGGCAAGATCCTGTGGTCGCGGGTGCGCGTGCGTGCTGATGGCACCGTGACCGGCTTCCGTGAAACCCGTGGCTGGGCGCCGGGCCGCCAGCTGTATTTCGCGATGCGCTTCTCGCGCCCACTGTCCGGCCACGCGCTGCACAACACCGAGCAGGACATCGTCTACAAGGGCTTCCCGCCGCCGGGCGAGAAGGACCCGGCACAGCGTGCGCAGATCGAGGGCCGGCAGCTGGTCGGCACCTTCAACTTCGGCAAGCTGGATGCACCGCTGGTGGTGAAGGTGGCGATTTCGCCGGTCAGCGAGGCTGGTGCCATCGCCAACCTCGATGCCGAAGTGGCCGACTTCGATTTCGACCGCGTGCGTGCGCAGGCCAAGCAGGAATGGACCCAGGCGCTGTCGGTGCTCGATATCGACGCGCCGGAACACGCGCGGCGCAGCGCCTACACCGCGCTGTACCACACGATGCTGGGGCCGACGCTGTTCATGGATGCCGACGGCCAGTACCGCGGCCCGGACAATGCCGTGCATCAGGCCAAGGGCTACACCAACTATTCCACGTTCTCGCTGTGGGACACCTACCGGGCGCTGCACCCGCTGCTGACCCTGGTGCAGCCGGAAAAGCGCAACAGCGATTTCATCAATTCGATGCTGGCCCACCACCAGCACAGCCCCTACGGCATGCTGCCGGTGTGGTCGTTCCACGGGCTGGAGGACTGGTGCATGATCGGCTACCACGCCGTGCCGGTGATCGCCGATGCCTACGTGAAGGGCATTCGTGGCTTCGATGCCGACAAGGCGCTGAAGGCGATGGTGGAGACCGCCAACTACGGCCCTTATGACGGCATCGCGCAGTACCGCGAGCTGGGTTACGTGCCGATTGATGAAGAAGGCGAAGCGGCCAGCAAGACGCTGGAATACGCGTTCGACGACTGGACCATCGCGCGCATGGCCCAGGCGATGGGCAAGACCGATGTGGCGGCAACCTTCGACAAGCGCGCCGGCAACTGGCGCAACGCCTTCGACAAGGACACCGGCTTCATGCGCGCGCGCAAGCGCGATGGCAGCTTCCGCACCCCGTTCGACCCCAGCGCCAGCGGCTACGGCACCGACTACACCGAAGGCAACGCTTGGCAGTACTCGTGGTACGTGCCGCAGGACGTGGCGGGTCTGGCCGCCGCCCATGGTGGCAGCGACAAGCTGCTGGCGCGGTTGGATGAGGTGTTCAACGCCAAGGTCGATCCTTCCATCTTCGAGCATATGGAAGACATCACCGGGCTGATCGGCTGGTACGCGCATGGCAACGAGCCCAGCCACCATGTGGCGTATCTGTATTCGTACGCGGGCCAGCCGTGGCGCACGCAGGCCCGCCTGAAGCAGATCATGGATACCCAGTACGCAGACCGCCCCGATGGCCTGGCCGGCAATGATGACGTGGGCCAGATGTCGGCGTGGTATGTGTTCACCGCGCTGGGTTTCTACCCGGTGGCGCCGGGTTCGGGGGAGTACATCCTGGGCCGGCCGTTCCTGCCGAAGACCGCGATGCGCCTGCCCAACGGCAAGACCTTCACCATCGTGGCCGATGGTCTGGATGACAAGCACACCTATGTAGGCAGTGTGAACCTCAACGGCAAGCCGCTGCAGCGCACGTTCCTGCGCCACGACGAGATTCTGGCCGGCGGCGAACTGCGCTTCAGCATGCAGGCTGAAGCGAACAAGGACTGGCCGGGGCAGGGTGCGCAGGCGCCATATTCGATGAGCCGGTGATGCGTTGATGGTTGGTATGCGGGGATCCCCGCTTGTGGTGGGGGCCAACCAGGGTTGGCCGCTACTGGAGCATGCCTACCGAGGAACCCCGCTTTGGTAGGTGCCAACCTTGGTTGGCACGCGGGAGATCAACGGCGCCAACCAAGGCTGGCGCCTATCCAGGTACGCCGCCAACGGCAGCAGAGCGTGGGCTCGGCTCTACAGGGGGGTGTTCTGTAGATGTCAGGCGAACCGCAGGCTGACCCGTGCGCCGCCGATGGGGGCGGTATCGATCGCCAGCATCGCGCCATGCCGCTGCGCGATCTCGGCCACGATCGCCAGCCCCAGTCCGCACCCGTCGCCTTCGCTGCTGGAACGATAGAAGCGTTCGGTGACACGTCCACGCTCGGTTTCGGTGATGCCGGGGCCATCATCGTCCACCCACACCTGCACACCGTCGGCATCCCTGCGCACCCCCAGCGTGATCACGCCGCGCACGGCGCCATAGCGCAGTGCATTGTCCACCAGGTTGCCCAGCGCCTCGCGCAATAGTTGCGGGTCTCCCTGAATCTGAACGCCTTCATCCGGGCCGTCGTAACCCAGGTCCACACCCGCGGCCAGTGCCCGGTCGGCATAGCGTTCAACCACGCCCCGGGCAAGCGAGGCCAAGTCCACCGGCTGCAATGACAGCACGCTGCCCTGCGAATCCTCGGAACGGCTCAGCATCAGCAACTGATTGACCAGGTGTTGCAGCCGCGCCAACCCGGCCAGGGTGCCGGACAACGCCAGTTGCTGCGCGTGCGGGTCGTGCTGGCGCAGCGAACTCTCCAGTTCCACCTGCATGGCCGCCAACGGTGTGCGCAGCTGGTGGGCGGCATTGCTGACGAAACGCCGCTGTGCGTCCTGCATCGCGTCCAGGCGTTGCAGCAGGGCGTTGTAGGCTTCCACCGCTGGCCACAGTTCGCGCGGTGCTTCCTGTGCAGGGTCCAGTGGCGCCAACGGGTCCGGGCGGGGGCTCGCCAGCCGGCGCGCGACCTGGTTGGCATGGCGTGCGGCAGCGCCGGTGCCGGACCAGGCCAGCCATGCAGCGAGCGCCAGGATCGCGGCCTGGAACGGAACGCTGGTCATCAGCAGTTTGCGCTCCAGCCGATGGCGCTTGCGCAGTGTCTCGGCCACGCGCAGGCGGATCTCATGGCCGGGCCCGGCACTGACCACCACCTCCACCATGCGTACGGCTTGGCCGCGCAGACGAGCGTCGTAGTAGACCGCGTCATTGCCGTCGGCGGCGAGCGCTGGGCGCGGCAATGCCTCGGGCAGATCCCCATACAGTCGCCCGCCGGCGGCATCGACCACCTCGCCATGCACTTCGTCGGCGGTGTCCCAGGTGAACATGCGCGAGACCGCCGGCGTGATCTCGATGGAGACGCGGTCGTCCTGCACCCTCACCAGCTCGGACAACGACATCGCCGAGTCCAGCAGCCAGCGGTCGTAGACCTGGCCGGCATAGAAGCGGGCCAGCGCGAACGAACCGACCGCGCTGCACAGCATCAGTACCAGCAGCGGCAGCCACAGGCGGCGCAGCAGCAGGCCGCGCAGGCTATGCACGCGCTCAGTCACCACCGGCCTCCAGGCGATAGCCGAGGCCGCGCAGCATGCGGATGCCTACGCCAGCGCGGGCCTGTTCCAGCTTGCGACGCAGGCGGCTGACATGCACCTCGATCACCGACAGGTTGGCCTCGTGGTCCCAGCTGTACAACGCGTCGAACAGGCGCTGCTTGGTCACGGTGCGACCGGGGTGCTGCATCAGCGCCTCGACCAGCGCCAGCTCGCGCGCGGTCAGCTCGACGCGCTGGCCCTCCACCTGCACCTCGTTGCGGATGCTGTCGAAGCACAAGCGGCCCAGCCGTTTCTGTGCCGGTGCATCGCTGCGCCGGCGTGACAGCGCACGCAGCCGCGCTTCCAGTTCGCCGAGCGCGAAGGGCTTTGCAAGGTAATCGTCGCCACCGCGGTCCAGCCCGAGAATGCGGTCCTCCACACCGTCGCGTGCGGTAAGGATCAACACCGGCAGGGTGACGCCATCGTTGCGCAGCCGCGACAGCAGATCGAGTCCGTCCACGTCGGGCAGCGAGAGGTCCAGCACCATCACGTCATACGGCGCACTGGCCAGTGCCGCCGGTGCATGCAGCCCACGCGACAGGTGGTCGCACAGATGGCCGGCACCCTGCAGGGCGCGGATCAGCCCATCGGCCAGGGCGGCGTCGTCTTCGATCAGCAGGATTCGCATTGCAAGCTTCGTGCAAGGTTGGGGCAAGTTTGGCGCAAGTGCGTCACCTTAACGTGACGTGCATGAATTTCTCCCTTCATGTTGCGGCCGTGCTGGCCGCCCTTGTGTGCGCACCCACGGCGTCAGCGTTGTCGCTGGCCGACGCGCAGCGTGCGATGGACGCCCACAACCCGGACCTGCGTGCGGCGGCACTGGAGCTGCGCGGGGTCCAGGGCGATGCGCAGAGCGCCGCGCTGCGGCCGGCAGCCGAGCTGTCGATCGGCAGCAGCAAGATCAGCCCGAAGCATGGCATCGGCCCCGGTCGCTGGCAGGACAAGCGGGTGGACAGCACGCTGGGCCTGGGCTGGACCTGGGAGCGTGGCGGCAAGCGAGCGCTGCGCATCCGCCAGGCCGATGCGTTGCTGCAGGTGGCCGGGCTGGAGATGCTTGATACCCGTCGCCGCCAGCAGGTGGCATTGCATGAAGCCTATTTCGGGCTGAAGGGCGCACAGGAGCGCGCGCAGATCGCCGAGGCCAACCGGCAGAGTTCGGCCGAGCAGATGGCAGCGGCGGACAAGCAGGTGGCCACCGGTGCGATGGCGCCGGTGGATCGCGCGCGGCTGGCGGTGGACGATCTGGCAGTGGCCGACGCAGCACGCGAGGCGGCGCTGGACCTGCGCGATGCGCGGAACACGCTCGGCCTGTTGCTCGGCCGCGATGACAGCGGCGAACTGAGCGCCGATGACGCGTGGCCGGACGCCGCCGATGTGGCCGGTACGCGGGCCTTCGATCCGCAGCAGCGCGCCGATCTGCGAGCCGCGCGCTCGCGCCTGGCCGCCGCCGATGCCGGCGTGGCGCTGGCACGCAGCGAGCGCCACCGGGATATCCAGCTGGGCGTGGAGGCCGAACGTGAGCCGACTGATATCAGTGGCGTTACCTGGGGCGTGTCGTTGACCATTCCGCTCGGCGGCCCGGCGCGTGCACGCGGTGCGATCCAGCGCGCCGAAGCCGATCGGGACACGGCCGCGCTGGAACTGCAGGTGCAGCAGCGTGAGGCGCGTGCCGAACTGGACCAGCTGCAGGCCAGCGCGCAGGCCGCCGCGCAGCGCCGCACCGACTATGAAGGGCTGCACGCCGACGCCGCACGCAAGGCGGTGCAGGGCATCGAGCTGGCCTACCGCCGTGGTGCTGCCAGCCTGACCGATCTGTTGGATGCGCGCCGTAGCTGGCGCGACTTCGAGGCCGCGCTGATCGAAGCGCGCGCTGACCATGCCATTGCCCTGGCGCGCTGGGAAGCGGCCACATCCGTTGCTGAAGGAGAATCCCGATGAAGTCCACCTTCGCCCATCGCCCGCGGGCGCGACGTGCCGTGCTGCCGGTGTTGCTGGCGCTGCTGTTGCTGAACGGCTGCGGTCGCGAGCCGGCGTCGTACACCGAGGATGCGCCGCAGGTCAGTGCCGGGCAGATCCAGTTCCCGGCCGACAGCCGCCAGCTGGAGGTGCTGCGCAGCGAGGCGGTGACCGCCGGTGCCAGTGCCAGCCTGCAGTTGCCGGGCCGCGTGGTCTGGGATGAAACCCGCTCCAGTGCACTGCGCACGCCGTTGCCGGGGCAGGTGGCGCGCATCGAGGCGCAGCCGGGGCAGCAGGTGAAGGCCGGCCAGGTCATCGCCTGGATCACCTCGCCGGAGTTCGGCCAGGCGCAGGCTGAGGGCGCACGCGGCCGCGCCGAACTGCAGCAGGCGCGAAAGGAGCTGGAACGCACCCGCGAGCTGCACGCCGCAGGCGTAGCGTCCGGGCGCGAGCTGGACGAGGCCGAGGCCAACTTCGCCGGAAGTCAGGCCGATCACGCGCGCGCAACCGCCTTTGCCAAGGCCTATGGCAATGGCCAGCACGTCGATCAGCGCCTGCCGTTGCGCGCGCCCATCAATGGCGTGCTGGTGGAGCGGCGGATGAGCCCGGGCATGGCGGTCAGCGCGGACAGCGAGCAGCCGTTGGCGGTGATCGGTGACCCGGATCGCCTGTGGCTGCTGCTGGACATTCCCGAGAGCCTGGCCGGACGCTTGAAGGCCGGCATGCAGGTGAGCGTACCTGGCGCCGACGGCACGCCGTTGCAAGCCACGCTGCAGCACGTGGACGACTTCGTCGACAGCGAGCGCCGCGTGGTGCAGGCACGCGCCGAGCTGGACAACCGCACGCGCGGATTCAAGGCCGGGCAGTACGTGCGCGCGCAGGTGGCGCTGCCGGCCGAGGGTGGCGTCAGCCTGCCGGATGCGGCGGTGCTGCTGATCGATGGCAAGCAGGTGGTGTTCGTGGAAGAAGGCAGGGGCCGTTTCGTGCGCCATGCCGTGCATGCCGAAGAACTCGGTGATGGCCGCTTGTGGGTACGTGAGGGCCTGGCGGCCGGCAGCCGCGTGGTGGTCGAGGGCGGGCTGCTGCTGCAGCAGCTGGTGGACAGCGCACCGGCTGCTGCGGCTACCGTGGGTGGCACGGGGCATGCCGCGCCATGATCGATCGCCTGATTGCCTATTGCCTGCGCCAGCCGTTGATGGTGATGCTGGCGTTGCTGTTGTTCATCGGCGCCGGTATCGCCGCGTTCCGCGTGCTGCCGGTGGAAGCCTTCCCGGATGTGTCCGACACCCAGGTGACCGTGGTGTCGCTGCACCCGGGCCGTGCCGCCGAAGAGGTGGAACGCGAGGTGACGATGCCGCTGGAAGTGGCGCTGTCCGGCATTCCGCATTCGGTTCGGGTGTTCTCGCATACGCAGTTCGGCCTGTCGATGATCATCCTGACCTTCGACGACAAGGCCGATGACTATTTCGCGCGGCAGCAGGTGCTGGAGCGCCTGCAGGGTGTGGAACTGCCGGAAGGGGTGACCCCGGAGCTGGAGGCGATGAGTTCGGCGGTGGGCGAGATCTACCGCTACGTGCTGAAAGGCCCGCACATGACGTCCACCCAGCTGCGCACCACCCAGGAGTGGGTGATGGAGCGTGGACTGCGCACCGTGCCGGGAGTGGCCAATGTGGTCAGTTTCGGCGGTTTCGCCAGAACGTTCCAGGTCAAACCGGACCTGGACAAGCTGCGCGACCGCGGTGTCAGTCTCGGCGAGTTTGCCGAGGCTCTGGAGAAGGGCAGCTCGAACGCGGGTGGCGGCTATGTGGAGCGTGGCCAGCAGCAGTTCCTGATTCGTGGTGTTGGCCTGATGCGCACGCCGGCCGACATCGGCAACGTGGTGGTGGCGCAGCGCGGGGGTACGCCGGTGCTGGTACGCGACCTGGCCGGCATCGCCGATACCGGATTGCCAAGGCAGGGCCTGGTTGGACAGGACGACAACGATGATGCGGTGTTCGGCATGGTGCTGATGCGCAAGGGCGAGAACCCGTCCGACGTGCTCGATGCGCTGCATGCACGCATTGCCGAGATCCAGGCCAACCAGCTGCCGGCCGGGGTAAGCATCGAGCCGTTCTACGATCGCTCGTGGCTGGTCTCGACCACTTTGAAGACGGTGTTCCGCAACCTGCTGGAAGGTGCGGTGCTGGTGTTCCTGGTGCTGTGGCTGTTCCTGTACAACGCGCGAGCCGCGCTGATCGTGGCGGCGATGATGCCGCTGGCGCTGCTGTCGACCTTCCTTGGCCTGCACCTGTGGGGCGTGCCGGCCAACCTGCTGTCGCTGGGTGCGATGGACTTCGGCATCATCATCGATGGCGCGGTGATCGTGACTGAGCACATCGTTTCGCGACTCTCGAAGCTGCCACCCAACGCCGACCGGAAGACGCGTTTCTCGACCATCCTCTCGGCCGCATCCGAAGTGGGGCGGCCGACGTTCTTCTCGATGCTGATCATCATCGCCGCGCACATCCCGATCTTCACCCTGCAGCGCCAGGAAGGCCGCATGTTCGCGCCGATGGCCTACTCGGTGACCTCGGCGCTGATTGGTGCGTTGATCCTGGCGCTGACCGTGGTGCCGCTGTTCTGCTACTGGTGGTTGCGGCGCGACCGCATGCGCGACGGCAATCCGTTGATGGACCGCCTGGCCGGCTGGTACCAGCCGGTGCTGGAGCGCGCCCTGGCGCGACCCCGTGCGGTGGTGCTGACCGCGGTTGCGTTGCTGGTCGGCACGCTGGCATTGGGTACGCGGCTGGGTTCGGAGTTCCTGCCGGAGCTGGACGAGGGTTCGATCTGGCTGACCGCTACACTCGATCCCAGCACCAGTCTGGCCGAAGCGCAGCAGCAGTCGCGGCGGATCCGCGAGCTGGTCGGCACCTTCCCGCAGGTGTCGACGGTGGTGGCCAAGCTCGGTCGCCCGGAAGACGGCTCCGATGCCAAGGGCGCCAACCAGATCGAGGCGCTGGTAGCGCTGAAGCCGGAGAAGGAGTGGCCGAAGGGCGTGGACAAGCGGCAGCTGGTGAGTGACCTGCAACGTGCGCTGGAGCAACGCATTCCCGGGCCGGAGTTCTCGGTCTCGCAGCCGGTGCGAGACAACATTCTGGAGAGCATTTCGCAGATCAAGGGTCAGGTGGTGATCAAGGTCAGCGGCTCGGACCTGGACGTGCTGAACCGGCAGGCGCAGGCGATCCTGGGCCAGGTGCGTGGCGTGGAGGGCGTGGAGAGCGCCTTCATCGACCGCGACGGTTCGCTGCCGCAGCTGCAGATCGAGATCGACCGTGACCGTGCTGCGCGCTATGGCCTGAACGTGCGCGACATCGACGAGGTGATCGAGACCGCACTGGGCGGGCGCCAGGTCGGCGAACTGTGGGAAGGCGACCGCAGGTTCCCGATCACGCTGCGCCTGGA
Proteins encoded in this region:
- a CDS encoding GH92 family glycosyl hydrolase, with translation MPMPMLDRRLLIAVAATAMLASGAALGAPPKSAAERAYASVDPFIGTGGEGHTYPGATVPFGMVQLSPDTRIQPREKAYGWAAGYRYDDSSIVGFSHTHFSGTGHSDLGDILVMPFTGTPGLERGDPEKPRSGYASRFRHDDEKAEPGYYAVTLDDYKVRAELTTSARVGVHRYAFPKGTEAKVLLDMRTSMYDYPGKILWSRVRVRADGTVTGFRETRGWAPGRQLYFAMRFSRPLSGHALHNTEQDIVYKGFPPPGEKDPAQRAQIEGRQLVGTFNFGKLDAPLVVKVAISPVSEAGAIANLDAEVADFDFDRVRAQAKQEWTQALSVLDIDAPEHARRSAYTALYHTMLGPTLFMDADGQYRGPDNAVHQAKGYTNYSTFSLWDTYRALHPLLTLVQPEKRNSDFINSMLAHHQHSPYGMLPVWSFHGLEDWCMIGYHAVPVIADAYVKGIRGFDADKALKAMVETANYGPYDGIAQYRELGYVPIDEEGEAASKTLEYAFDDWTIARMAQAMGKTDVAATFDKRAGNWRNAFDKDTGFMRARKRDGSFRTPFDPSASGYGTDYTEGNAWQYSWYVPQDVAGLAAAHGGSDKLLARLDEVFNAKVDPSIFEHMEDITGLIGWYAHGNEPSHHVAYLYSYAGQPWRTQARLKQIMDTQYADRPDGLAGNDDVGQMSAWYVFTALGFYPVAPGSGEYILGRPFLPKTAMRLPNGKTFTIVADGLDDKHTYVGSVNLNGKPLQRTFLRHDEILAGGELRFSMQAEANKDWPGQGAQAPYSMSR
- a CDS encoding sensor histidine kinase → MTERVHSLRGLLLRRLWLPLLVLMLCSAVGSFALARFYAGQVYDRWLLDSAMSLSELVRVQDDRVSIEITPAVSRMFTWDTADEVHGEVVDAAGGRLYGDLPEALPRPALAADGNDAVYYDARLRGQAVRMVEVVVSAGPGHEIRLRVAETLRKRHRLERKLLMTSVPFQAAILALAAWLAWSGTGAAARHANQVARRLASPRPDPLAPLDPAQEAPRELWPAVEAYNALLQRLDAMQDAQRRFVSNAAHQLRTPLAAMQVELESSLRQHDPHAQQLALSGTLAGLARLQHLVNQLLMLSRSEDSQGSVLSLQPVDLASLARGVVERYADRALAAGVDLGYDGPDEGVQIQGDPQLLREALGNLVDNALRYGAVRGVITLGVRRDADGVQVWVDDDGPGITETERGRVTERFYRSSSEGDGCGLGLAIVAEIAQRHGAMLAIDTAPIGGARVSLRFA
- a CDS encoding response regulator produces the protein MRILLIEDDAALADGLIRALQGAGHLCDHLSRGLHAPAALASAPYDVMVLDLSLPDVDGLDLLSRLRNDGVTLPVLILTARDGVEDRILGLDRGGDDYLAKPFALGELEARLRALSRRRSDAPAQKRLGRLCFDSIRNEVQVEGQRVELTARELALVEALMQHPGRTVTKQRLFDALYSWDHEANLSVIEVHVSRLRRKLEQARAGVGIRMLRGLGYRLEAGGD
- a CDS encoding TolC family protein yields the protein MNFSLHVAAVLAALVCAPTASALSLADAQRAMDAHNPDLRAAALELRGVQGDAQSAALRPAAELSIGSSKISPKHGIGPGRWQDKRVDSTLGLGWTWERGGKRALRIRQADALLQVAGLEMLDTRRRQQVALHEAYFGLKGAQERAQIAEANRQSSAEQMAAADKQVATGAMAPVDRARLAVDDLAVADAAREAALDLRDARNTLGLLLGRDDSGELSADDAWPDAADVAGTRAFDPQQRADLRAARSRLAAADAGVALARSERHRDIQLGVEAEREPTDISGVTWGVSLTIPLGGPARARGAIQRAEADRDTAALELQVQQREARAELDQLQASAQAAAQRRTDYEGLHADAARKAVQGIELAYRRGAASLTDLLDARRSWRDFEAALIEARADHAIALARWEAATSVAEGESR
- a CDS encoding efflux RND transporter periplasmic adaptor subunit, yielding MKSTFAHRPRARRAVLPVLLALLLLNGCGREPASYTEDAPQVSAGQIQFPADSRQLEVLRSEAVTAGASASLQLPGRVVWDETRSSALRTPLPGQVARIEAQPGQQVKAGQVIAWITSPEFGQAQAEGARGRAELQQARKELERTRELHAAGVASGRELDEAEANFAGSQADHARATAFAKAYGNGQHVDQRLPLRAPINGVLVERRMSPGMAVSADSEQPLAVIGDPDRLWLLLDIPESLAGRLKAGMQVSVPGADGTPLQATLQHVDDFVDSERRVVQARAELDNRTRGFKAGQYVRAQVALPAEGGVSLPDAAVLLIDGKQVVFVEEGRGRFVRHAVHAEELGDGRLWVREGLAAGSRVVVEGGLLLQQLVDSAPAAAATVGGTGHAAP
- a CDS encoding efflux RND transporter permease subunit produces the protein MIDRLIAYCLRQPLMVMLALLLFIGAGIAAFRVLPVEAFPDVSDTQVTVVSLHPGRAAEEVEREVTMPLEVALSGIPHSVRVFSHTQFGLSMIILTFDDKADDYFARQQVLERLQGVELPEGVTPELEAMSSAVGEIYRYVLKGPHMTSTQLRTTQEWVMERGLRTVPGVANVVSFGGFARTFQVKPDLDKLRDRGVSLGEFAEALEKGSSNAGGGYVERGQQQFLIRGVGLMRTPADIGNVVVAQRGGTPVLVRDLAGIADTGLPRQGLVGQDDNDDAVFGMVLMRKGENPSDVLDALHARIAEIQANQLPAGVSIEPFYDRSWLVSTTLKTVFRNLLEGAVLVFLVLWLFLYNARAALIVAAMMPLALLSTFLGLHLWGVPANLLSLGAMDFGIIIDGAVIVTEHIVSRLSKLPPNADRKTRFSTILSAASEVGRPTFFSMLIIIAAHIPIFTLQRQEGRMFAPMAYSVTSALIGALILALTVVPLFCYWWLRRDRMRDGNPLMDRLAGWYQPVLERALARPRAVVLTAVALLVGTLALGTRLGSEFLPELDEGSIWLTATLDPSTSLAEAQQQSRRIRELVGTFPQVSTVVAKLGRPEDGSDAKGANQIEALVALKPEKEWPKGVDKRQLVSDLQRALEQRIPGPEFSVSQPVRDNILESISQIKGQVVIKVSGSDLDVLNRQAQAILGQVRGVEGVESAFIDRDGSLPQLQIEIDRDRAARYGLNVRDIDEVIETALGGRQVGELWEGDRRFPITLRLDDADRDLQHLRMVPVGIGDGHTVALSDVADFRMASGAINISRENAQRVKAVSIFIAGRDMGSVVADMRKRVDANVQLTEGYRLEWSGEFENQQRAMKRLGWVIPLSVLIIFVLLFDAFKDISSAALILANVPLAMIGGILALWLIGIPLSVSAAIGFIALFGQAVLNGVVMLSRFAQLREQGMDLLQSVVQGSLQRLRTVLMTALLAMFGLLPMATSHAIGAETQKPLAVVVIGGLLSAMLLTLLVLPTLYYWVHRRREARL